One window of Phycisphaeraceae bacterium genomic DNA carries:
- a CDS encoding serine hydroxymethyltransferase produces the protein MATQPHTSRAPSNAHHADPITDQVLSLIGRADPEAAALIAKERERQETTLELIASENHVSPEVMHAMGTCLTNKYAEGYPGARYYGGCEFHDQIEDLARERAKKLFGAKYANVQPHSGAQANTAAFMALLQPGDTFCSLVLKDGGHLSHGMKINFSGTFYRPVHYPLHYDKAHPEHERIDYDAVRAVCMEHKPKLLMCGYSAYPRVIDFAKFREIADACGALLMADIAHIAGLVASGVHPSPFPHAHVVTTTTHKTLRGPRGGLILTNDEELAKKIDKALFPGVQGGPLMHIIAAKAVAFGEALRPEFRTYCERVVRNAATLASELVAKGYRITTGGTDNHLMLVDLRGKSDQLTGADAEKWLEAAGIITNKNGIPDDPRPPRVTSGLRLGTPALTTRGFGEAEMRVVAALFDRVLSAGVQGGDALASTTASVREDVRTLCKRFPLG, from the coding sequence ATGGCCACCCAACCCCACACGTCGCGCGCTCCGTCGAACGCACACCACGCCGACCCCATCACCGATCAGGTCTTGTCGCTCATCGGGCGTGCCGACCCTGAAGCGGCGGCGTTGATCGCCAAGGAGCGTGAGCGCCAGGAGACGACGCTGGAGCTCATCGCCAGCGAGAACCACGTCTCTCCGGAGGTGATGCACGCCATGGGGACGTGTCTCACCAACAAGTACGCCGAGGGGTATCCGGGTGCGCGGTACTACGGCGGGTGCGAGTTCCACGATCAGATCGAGGATCTCGCGCGCGAGCGGGCGAAGAAGTTGTTTGGGGCCAAGTACGCGAATGTGCAGCCGCACTCGGGGGCTCAGGCCAACACCGCGGCGTTTATGGCGCTGTTGCAGCCCGGCGACACGTTCTGCTCGCTGGTGCTGAAGGATGGCGGGCACCTGTCGCACGGGATGAAGATCAACTTCTCGGGCACGTTCTACCGGCCCGTCCACTACCCCCTGCACTATGACAAGGCCCACCCCGAGCATGAGCGGATCGACTACGACGCCGTTCGCGCGGTCTGCATGGAGCACAAGCCGAAACTGCTGATGTGCGGCTATTCGGCCTATCCCCGCGTGATCGACTTCGCGAAGTTCCGAGAGATCGCCGATGCCTGCGGTGCGCTGCTCATGGCGGACATCGCGCACATCGCGGGGCTGGTGGCGTCCGGCGTGCATCCGTCGCCGTTCCCGCACGCGCACGTGGTGACGACGACGACGCACAAGACGCTGCGCGGGCCGCGGGGCGGGCTGATCCTGACCAACGACGAGGAACTGGCCAAGAAGATCGACAAGGCGCTCTTCCCGGGCGTGCAGGGGGGGCCGCTGATGCACATCATCGCGGCGAAGGCCGTGGCGTTCGGCGAGGCCCTGCGCCCTGAGTTCCGGACCTATTGCGAGCGAGTCGTGCGCAACGCCGCGACACTTGCTTCGGAGTTGGTCGCGAAGGGGTATCGCATCACGACCGGGGGCACGGACAACCACCTGATGCTGGTTGACCTGCGCGGCAAGAGCGACCAGTTGACCGGTGCGGACGCGGAGAAGTGGCTGGAAGCCGCGGGCATCATCACGAACAAGAACGGCATCCCCGATGATCCGCGGCCGCCTCGTGTGACGAGCGGGCTGCGGCTGGGAACGCCGGCGTTGACGACGCGCGGCTTCGGCGAGGCCGAGATGCGAGTTGTTGCCGCACTCTTCGATCGTGTGCTCAGCGCGGGCGTGCAGGGGGGTGATGCGCTCGCATCGACGACGGCGTCGGTGCGCGAGGATGTGCGCACGCTCTGCAAGCGCTTTCCGCTGGGATGA
- the tnpA gene encoding IS200/IS605 family transposase: protein MPGTYSQILLHVVFSTKERRPLIDTGLAPRLYAYIGGIIRAEKGVMYEIGGIADHVHLYLRWRTDESIAGLMRTVKSRSSKWVHEEIGLREFAWQEGYSVLSVSKSQEEHVKRYILGQREHHAKEDFKSELLRLLRAHEVEFDERYVFE from the coding sequence ATGCCCGGAACCTATTCACAGATTCTTCTGCACGTCGTGTTCAGCACGAAGGAGCGCCGGCCGTTGATCGATACCGGTCTCGCGCCACGCCTGTATGCATACATAGGAGGGATCATCCGTGCAGAGAAGGGCGTGATGTACGAGATCGGTGGCATCGCGGATCACGTTCACTTGTATCTCCGGTGGCGCACGGACGAGAGCATCGCGGGCCTCATGCGAACCGTGAAGTCGCGATCATCAAAGTGGGTGCACGAAGAGATTGGCCTGCGCGAGTTCGCCTGGCAGGAGGGATACTCGGTGCTCTCGGTGAGCAAGTCGCAGGAAGAGCATGTGAAGCGGTACATCCTCGGGCAGCGAGAGCACCACGCGAAGGAGGACTTCAAGTCGGAGTTGCTGCGGTTGCTGCGGGCGCACGAGGTGGAGTTTGATGAGAGATATGTGTTTGAGTGA